DNA sequence from the Deltaproteobacteria bacterium genome:
TCGCATTCGCGGCATCCGCGGCGGAGCCCCGCCCGGAGACCGCGCCTCCGAAGCGCGCCTCGATGACGGTGGAGAGCGAGGACCCGGCGGAGGAACCCCCACCACCGGTCCCCCAGGGCGACGAGCGCCGCACGATCGGCGACTACATCCGCGACAACAGCGGACCCATCCGCGAATGCTACGAGAAGCGGCTCCAGGAAAGGCCGACGCTGCAGGGAAAGCTGGTCGCGCGGTTCGACATCGGGCCGAGCGGAAGAGTGATCGGCGCGACGGCCGAGGGGATCACCGACCGCGAGCTGATCGCCTGCGTCCTGGCCGCAGTGCGGAAATTCGAGTTCGACAAGCCGCATTCGGGCGGCAAGTTGCGCATCGCCTATCCGTTCAAGTTCGAGCCGCGGCCCGCGAAGTAGCCGCTGCTGCACCGAAAGGTGCGGCTTTGCGGCCATGCAGTGGGCTGTACAGGTTCCGGGATACGCCCTAGCGTTGGCAGATGACCTGGAAGCCCTGGCTCGGAGCGGTTCCCGATGCGGCCGGCACACACTTTCGCGTCTGGGCGCCGAAGGTCGACGCGCTCGCCGCGAACGTTCTCGGTGGACCGACGGTGCCGCTGCGGCGCGACGCCGAGGGCTACTTCACCGGACGCGCGGACGGCGTCCGGTCGGGCGCACGCTACTTCTACCGCTTCCCGGATGGACGCGAACGGCCCGACCCCGCTTCGTTGCTGCAGCCGCAGGGCGTGCACGGGCCGAGCGAGATCGTGGATCTGGCGGAGATCGCGCCCCGCTCCGCGCGCGCGCGCGTGCCCCTCGAAAAGCTGGTCTTCTGCGAGATCCACCTCGGCACCTACACGGTGGAGGGCACCGCCGATGCTGCCGCGCGCTACATGCCCGAGCTGGCGGAGGCGCTCTACACCGCTGTCGAGGTCATGCCGGTCGCTGCGTTCGCGGGGCCGCGCAACTGGGGCTACGACGGCGTCGCGCCGTTCGCCGCGCAGGTGGACTATGGTGGTCCGGCGGCGCTGGCCCGACTGGTCGACGCGGCGCATGCCGTGGGCCTGAGCGCGTTTCTGGACGTGGTCTACAACCACCTCGGTCCGGAGGGCGCCTACCTCGGCGAGTATGGCCCGTACTTCACTTCCAGGCACAAGACTCCGTGGGGCGACGCGCTGGACTTCTCGCTTCCGCCCGTGCGCCGCTACTTCGTCGAGAACGCGCTGCGCTGGGTTTCGCGCGCCGCGGGTGGGTTCGACGGCCTGCGCCTGGATGCGATCCACGGCATCTACGACGACTCGCCCAGGCACATCCTGCAGGAGATCGCGGAGGTCGTGCACGCCGAGGGAGCG
Encoded proteins:
- a CDS encoding AgmX/PglI C-terminal domain-containing protein; amino-acid sequence: MRNLSACARLQLLVPLLAFAASAAEPRPETAPPKRASMTVESEDPAEEPPPPVPQGDERRTIGDYIRDNSGPIRECYEKRLQERPTLQGKLVARFDIGPSGRVIGATAEGITDRELIACVLAAVRKFEFDKPHSGGKLRIAYPFKFEPRPAK